A window of Deinococcus ruber genomic DNA:
CAAGGTGCCGCGTGCGGTGGCCCTCAGCGCCGCCAGCGCTCCGGCAGGGACGCCCTGGCACCTGTCCAAGATCGGTGCACCCGCTGCGTGGGCCGCAGGATTCCGGGGACAGGGCGTCCGGATCGGGCACCTCGATACCGGCATCGACCCCAACAGCCCTGAACTGGCGGGTAAGATCGCGGCCTTCCAGGAATTCGACGGTGAGGGCAATAAGGTCGCGAGCAGCCCCCACGACACCGAGCAGCACGGCACGCACACGGCAGGTCTGCTGGTCGGCAAGACGGTCGGTGTGGCCCCCGACGCCAAGGTGCTGAGCGCCCTGGTGCTGCCCAACACCGAAGGAACATTCGCGCAGGTCATCGCGGGGATGCAGTGGGTGCTCGACCCCGACAACAACGCCGATACCAACGACGGGGCCAACGTCGTCAGCATGAGCCTGGGTCTGCCAGGCACATATCAGGAATTCGTCAATCCGGTTCAGAACATGCTCAAGGCGGGCGTGATTCCGGTGTTCGCCATCGGTAACTTCGGCCCGGCGGCAGGCAGCACCGGCAGCCCCGGCAACATTCCCGAAGTGATCGGCGTGGGTGCGGTCGATCAGAGCGGAAACGTGGCTTCCTTCTCGTCTCGCGGCCCGGTGGCCTGGACAGGTGCGTACACGGGCACCTACGTCAAGCCGGATATCGTGGCTCCCGGCGTCGATATCACTTCCAGCTATCCCGGCGGCGGCTATGGTTCGCGCAGCGGCACGTCGCAGGCGGCTCCGATTGCGGCGGGCGCGGTGGCTGTCATGCTGAGTGCCAAGCCCGGCAGCAGCCTGGATGCCATCAAGAACGCGCTATTCAGCAGTGCCTCGAACGCGTCGGCCAAAAACAACAACACCGGCTACGGCCTCATCAATCTGCCGGGTGCCCTGTCAAAACTGGGCGCAAACGTGTCGGCTCCTGCTCCGGCACCCACTCCTGCCCCTGCTCCGGCGCCAGCTCCTACACCCGCTCCGGCACCTACCCCTGCACCAGCCCCGGCCCCCACTCCAGCTCCCGCACCGACGCCTGCGCCTGCGCCCACTCCAGCTCCTGCCCCCACGCCTGCTCCCGCACCAGCGCCCAGTAACGGCCAGAAACCGAGCATTCTGCTGATCGACGACGACGGCGGCCAGGGAACCGATGTGACGGCCAACCTGCGCGACGCGATCAAAGCCAATGC
This region includes:
- a CDS encoding S8 family peptidase, which produces MKIHSRRTATAVLGLALTAGLFGHANAGRLDPAILDLAKKGSNAPIGVIVRFRLPDTAQGRAAFKTLRTQLQGAIAQLGPAAGFVNTALKQGGAELWLDQSVFLNLTPGQARLLATLPIVEEVFPNFKVKVPRAVALSAASAPAGTPWHLSKIGAPAAWAAGFRGQGVRIGHLDTGIDPNSPELAGKIAAFQEFDGEGNKVASSPHDTEQHGTHTAGLLVGKTVGVAPDAKVLSALVLPNTEGTFAQVIAGMQWVLDPDNNADTNDGANVVSMSLGLPGTYQEFVNPVQNMLKAGVIPVFAIGNFGPAAGSTGSPGNIPEVIGVGAVDQSGNVASFSSRGPVAWTGAYTGTYVKPDIVAPGVDITSSYPGGGYGSRSGTSQAAPIAAGAVAVMLSAKPGSSLDAIKNALFSSASNASAKNNNTGYGLINLPGALSKLGANVSAPAPAPTPAPAPAPAPTPAPAPTPAPAPAPTPAPAPTPAPAPTPAPAPTPAPAPAPSNGQKPSILLIDDDGGQGTDVTANLRDAIKANAAPGKAFVIDRTRGAIPLSEFKPYDVVIWATGEQYENTLTTEDQAVLQQYLAGGGHLIVTGQDVGYDIGNTSFYRDTLKTRFVADSSGNTKFVTSGPLGNVAYTLNAAGSAQNQFYPDVISNIGSSVVAATWGTAGATAGTITAQSIRVDSNASRASQKTTDVRGLVDNIARNVIGSVLGSIFGQGQAQPQKAAAAPRVKAQFAQEEAGAIVLNDGGKYRTATFGFGLEGLTPTSRSQLLKTTLDWLMK